From the genome of Acetobacteroides hydrogenigenes, one region includes:
- a CDS encoding PAS domain-containing protein: MRDNATILSRRYAFYLFLIGVGMWLIAVSIEAIVSKQAFTLGLIGDLHAKNVSFLFLDIIPFALGFCGYRWGLHTGQKADTLNEIIEKDKQRNTKLIALVDEIKKGNFEVSNGFDKKDKLINSILDLRNSLKTSTQEEEIRKKEDEERHWVAQGLAKFGEILRANNDDMTELSYNIISQLVKYVRANQGGIYLLTEDQENRKVFEMKACYAYERRKYVDKLINLGEGLVGACAKEGKTVNLKKVPDTYLSITSGLGHANPKFLLLVPLKFNEETHGVLEIASFNEFKPHVVEFIEKVAESIASTIANVKINIRTAMLLRDSQEQAEMLASQEEEMRQNMEELQATQEDAVRQTERLSGYINALDSVHMRAEFDSSGNLVAANDQFLEKFEVPHFDDVYEKNITSFIHPESLTSFRNSWANLVAEDKCHEGELKCVTFINKTIYLFTSLSRVNRSNGEMDKVLLLALEVTDQKKEELEMRSIVSAVNSSLLQAELTNTGDLVVVNDKLKAELGYNDVQTVYNINEFINDLDKPQFEKAWMKLVNQGFFEGTINFTSFDGQVKALDITLIGIRNFNDDIVKIVLIGTDKSAIKAVEDKYLQLQETTEQLKDALSKTEEEINRRIREVREQLALQYKEVERIRIRNDKTVDNAPIAMVCFNSQGIIEVFNKKAAEVWGYQPSEIINMPISKLFPKEQVQGEGIVNAICDVDKIKPINQKESVKIINTNNQKQAAYITLADARVTKEHNYVAYVEVISN; encoded by the coding sequence ATGAGGGATAATGCAACCATACTTTCTAGAAGGTATGCTTTTTACCTGTTTTTAATTGGCGTTGGAATGTGGCTAATAGCCGTAAGCATAGAGGCAATCGTATCTAAACAGGCCTTTACATTAGGCTTAATTGGAGATTTGCATGCTAAAAACGTTTCGTTTCTATTCTTAGATATTATTCCATTTGCGCTAGGTTTTTGCGGCTATCGTTGGGGCTTACACACCGGACAAAAAGCCGATACTCTTAATGAAATCATCGAAAAGGATAAGCAGCGTAATACAAAGCTTATCGCATTAGTCGACGAAATAAAGAAGGGGAACTTTGAAGTCAGCAATGGTTTTGACAAAAAAGACAAGCTAATCAATTCAATATTAGACCTTAGAAACTCTTTAAAAACCAGCACACAAGAAGAAGAAATTCGCAAAAAAGAAGACGAAGAGCGCCACTGGGTAGCACAAGGTCTCGCCAAATTTGGAGAAATACTTCGAGCCAACAACGATGATATGACGGAGCTTTCGTACAATATCATTAGCCAGCTGGTAAAATACGTAAGAGCAAACCAAGGAGGTATTTATCTTCTAACCGAAGACCAAGAAAACCGAAAGGTTTTTGAAATGAAGGCATGCTACGCTTACGAGCGTCGTAAGTATGTCGATAAGTTAATCAACCTTGGAGAGGGCCTTGTAGGTGCATGCGCCAAGGAAGGAAAAACCGTTAACCTAAAAAAGGTACCAGATACATATCTTTCCATTACCTCGGGACTTGGACATGCTAATCCTAAGTTTTTGCTTCTAGTTCCGTTGAAGTTCAACGAAGAGACACATGGTGTTTTAGAGATTGCATCTTTCAACGAGTTCAAGCCTCACGTAGTTGAGTTCATCGAAAAAGTGGCCGAGAGTATTGCATCAACCATTGCCAATGTAAAGATCAACATTCGTACGGCAATGCTTCTTCGCGACTCTCAGGAACAAGCAGAAATGCTTGCCTCTCAAGAAGAAGAAATGCGTCAGAACATGGAGGAATTGCAGGCAACCCAAGAAGATGCAGTTCGACAAACCGAGCGTTTGTCTGGCTACATCAATGCACTAGACAGCGTGCATATGCGTGCAGAGTTCGACTCATCAGGAAATCTTGTTGCAGCCAACGACCAATTCCTCGAAAAATTCGAGGTTCCTCATTTCGACGATGTCTACGAAAAGAACATTACCTCGTTCATTCATCCTGAATCCCTTACTTCATTCCGTAATAGTTGGGCAAACCTTGTTGCAGAAGACAAATGCCACGAAGGTGAACTAAAGTGTGTAACTTTTATCAATAAAACGATCTACCTATTTACCTCATTGAGCCGCGTAAACCGCAGCAATGGAGAAATGGATAAGGTGCTTTTACTAGCTCTAGAAGTTACCGATCAGAAGAAAGAAGAGTTAGAGATGAGATCTATTGTTTCGGCAGTAAACTCCTCGCTCCTTCAAGCAGAGCTCACCAATACAGGTGATCTTGTAGTTGTAAACGATAAGCTAAAAGCCGAACTAGGATACAATGATGTTCAGACTGTTTATAACATCAACGAATTCATCAACGATCTTGACAAGCCTCAGTTTGAAAAAGCATGGATGAAGCTTGTCAACCAAGGTTTCTTTGAAGGAACCATCAACTTTACCAGCTTTGATGGCCAGGTTAAGGCATTAGATATTACCCTAATCGGTATCAGAAACTTTAACGACGATATCGTTAAGATTGTACTAATTGGAACTGACAAATCTGCAATAAAGGCAGTTGAAGACAAGTATCTTCAGCTTCAAGAAACTACAGAACAGCTAAAGGATGCGCTTTCGAAAACTGAAGAGGAGATTAACCGAAGAATTAGAGAGGTTCGCGAACAGTTGGCCCTCCAATATAAAGAGGTTGAAAGAATCCGAATCCGCAACGATAAAACAGTTGATAACGCCCCTATCGCAATGGTTTGCTTCAACTCACAAGGAATTATTGAGGTATTCAACAAGAAGGCTGCAGAAGTATGGGGATACCAACCCTCCGAAATAATTAACATGCCTATAAGCAAGCTATTCCCCAAAGAGCAGGTTCAAGGTGAAGGCATTGTAAATGCTATCTGCGATGTGGATAAAATCAAGCCGATAAACCAAAAAGAAAGCGTAAAGATTATAAACACCAACAACCAAAAGCAGGCGGCTTATATTACACTTGCTGATGCCAGAGTAACCAAAGAGCATAACTACGTTGCCTATGTAGAAGTTATAAGCAACTAG